A stretch of Deinococcus cellulosilyticus NBRC 106333 = KACC 11606 DNA encodes these proteins:
- a CDS encoding metallophosphoesterase family protein produces the protein MKRILLLADHVHPFVYREGFPQGMPEVDLVLAAGDLPAYYLEFLASTLPVPVLYIPGNHRDEFTLNDQHELVPPGGVENVHGRVVEVAGLTIAGWGGVPRYRESDHGHYTPWQAKVGMWRLGMQMKMKRIRKLDIFLTHAPPLGEHAGSDYAHRGCPDLTHFMHQHQPRYMVHGHIHEYEGKKIQYQDGPTQVINAYGYRILEVEDAKTIQNEALA, from the coding sequence ATGAAGCGGATTTTGTTGCTGGCGGACCATGTCCATCCTTTTGTCTACCGGGAAGGGTTTCCCCAGGGCATGCCCGAGGTGGATCTGGTGCTGGCCGCAGGTGATCTTCCCGCCTATTACCTGGAATTTCTGGCCTCCACACTGCCTGTGCCCGTGCTGTACATTCCAGGAAACCACCGGGATGAGTTCACCCTCAACGACCAGCACGAACTGGTGCCCCCCGGAGGGGTGGAGAACGTGCATGGTCGGGTGGTGGAGGTGGCAGGCCTCACCATTGCAGGCTGGGGTGGAGTGCCCCGGTACCGGGAAAGCGATCACGGCCATTACACCCCCTGGCAGGCGAAAGTGGGCATGTGGCGTCTGGGCATGCAGATGAAAATGAAACGCATCCGCAAACTCGACATCTTCCTGACCCATGCTCCCCCCCTCGGAGAGCATGCAGGCTCGGATTACGCCCACCGGGGATGCCCGGACCTGACGCACTTCATGCACCAGCATCAGCCCAGATACATGGTGCACGGCCACATCCACGAGTATGAAGGCAAAAAAATCCAGTATCAGGATGGTCCCACGCAGGTGATCAATGCTTATGGGTACCGGATTCTGGAAGTTGAAGATGCAAAAACCATCCAGAATGAAGCCCTGGCGTAA
- a CDS encoding MBL fold metallo-hydrolase: MPDLITLEPGIHYFPGGVNIGIIEDVYGKCLIIDTGLDSDHARKLLKALQSWDLTPAAILNTHSHADHYGGNHLILQRHPEIEVFAPPLESAIIQHPILEPLYLFGARPIKELQGKFLMGKASPAVSIPQTGLTQIAGIPLELISVPGHACEMYAVRMGSVLFAADALFGEEVLQKHPLTYCVDSKAQKDSVRTLKGLEGIEITLPGHGNPSRDLQHLCEMNLQSFQSTTDAVLQSLEQPSTIDEVLQHTCTLLGIHMHNPASVLLNRSVVSAHLAELLEAGQVKQEVRENRWEFSRV; this comes from the coding sequence ATGCCTGACCTGATCACCCTGGAGCCCGGCATCCATTATTTTCCGGGTGGCGTCAACATCGGGATCATCGAGGACGTTTATGGCAAGTGCCTGATCATTGACACCGGACTGGACAGCGACCATGCCAGAAAACTGCTGAAGGCCCTGCAGAGCTGGGACCTGACTCCGGCAGCCATTCTGAACACCCATTCCCATGCGGACCATTACGGCGGGAACCACCTGATCCTGCAGAGGCACCCGGAAATTGAGGTTTTTGCCCCTCCGCTGGAATCGGCGATCATCCAGCATCCGATTCTGGAACCGCTGTACCTGTTCGGAGCACGGCCCATCAAGGAACTGCAGGGCAAATTTCTGATGGGCAAGGCCAGTCCTGCCGTGTCCATTCCTCAGACGGGCCTCACCCAGATTGCCGGAATTCCGCTGGAACTCATCTCCGTGCCGGGCCACGCCTGCGAGATGTATGCGGTCAGGATGGGGAGTGTGCTGTTTGCTGCAGATGCCCTGTTCGGTGAGGAGGTGCTGCAGAAGCACCCGCTGACCTACTGCGTGGATTCAAAAGCACAGAAGGACAGTGTGCGCACCCTTAAAGGGCTGGAAGGCATCGAAATCACCCTTCCCGGTCATGGCAACCCCAGCCGTGACCTTCAGCACCTGTGTGAAATGAACCTGCAGAGCTTCCAGAGCACCACGGACGCTGTGTTGCAGTCACTGGAACAGCCCTCCACCATCGATGAGGTGTTGCAGCACACCTGCACCCTCCTGGGCATCCACATGCACAATCCTGCCTCTGTGCTGCTGAACCGCAGTGTGGTCAGTGCCCACCTCGCAGAACTGCTGGAAGCCGGACAGGTGAAACAGGAGGTGCGGGAGAACCGCTGGGAGTTCAGCCGGGTTTAG
- a CDS encoding metallophosphoesterase: MHRDKILVVPDLHGNLHHLKWVVETFPEHHYVFLGDLMDRGPDSASVVQKVRALVDFRRAELCMGNHEDLAIKGILDGSTEVFYIWIANGGLSTLRSYGLQREKDFRGTELEDDLEWIRENALDYTVHHHALIAHAARPRFGTTPEGKNQIIGDHHIWDRPTLHELQPLPDNVFYSVHGHTPFSHPILLEDDAYFLDLGGFHSDRFVVMELPSREIHPYHRDMQVQRMTARELMEDRYA; encoded by the coding sequence ATGCACAGAGACAAGATTCTGGTCGTTCCTGACCTTCATGGCAACCTGCATCACCTGAAGTGGGTGGTCGAAACTTTTCCAGAGCACCATTATGTTTTTCTGGGAGACCTGATGGATCGGGGGCCGGATTCTGCCAGTGTGGTGCAGAAGGTGCGGGCCCTCGTGGATTTTCGCCGGGCCGAGTTGTGCATGGGCAACCATGAGGACCTCGCCATCAAAGGCATCCTGGACGGCAGCACCGAGGTCTTTTACATCTGGATTGCCAATGGTGGGCTGTCCACCCTGCGCAGTTATGGCCTGCAACGCGAAAAGGATTTCCGGGGCACAGAACTTGAAGACGACCTGGAATGGATTCGTGAAAATGCGCTGGATTACACGGTGCACCACCACGCCCTGATCGCCCATGCCGCCAGACCCCGTTTTGGCACCACCCCGGAGGGCAAAAACCAGATCATCGGGGACCACCACATCTGGGACAGACCGACCCTGCACGAGCTGCAACCCCTTCCAGACAATGTGTTCTACAGTGTGCACGGGCACACACCCTTTTCCCATCCGATCCTTCTGGAAGATGATGCGTATTTTCTGGACCTCGGGGGCTTCCACAGCGACCGTTTTGTGGTGATGGAGTTGCCTTCCCGCGAGATTCACCCGTACCACCGGGACATGCAGGTGCAGCGCATGACCGCACGAGAACTCATGGAGGACCGTTATGCCTGA
- a CDS encoding M16 family metallopeptidase: protein MFLETTLPNGLKVIGEKNPEALSVAMGFLARAGSRDEPLELNGVSHFLEHMLFKGSETMSAQQINHQFDALGANYNAFTSEEVTVYHAAVLKEHSSALQHLLTELLKPAFRPEDFEVEKQVILEEIQMYQDDPITRLFDAAREHFWGAHPLGRSVLGTPETVGNLQVDAMREYFQTLYAPNNLIFAVTGAFDWDQVVSQLADETARWTPREVHRKYPEFKPTFETKTLREKQLNRTSMALMGCGLAATHEKRIPMNVLAELLGGENSRLHWALVHVGLADEATFSHVDGDGIGYLEAFISTHPRKAKEALQVFRKVIEEARENLSEAELSRARNKLALQSALRFETPYNRLFHLGLEHLYTGHYLSTEEAVQAIQKVTLEEVQDLLRSSLFDQFSLTVQGP, encoded by the coding sequence ATGTTTCTTGAAACCACCCTGCCAAACGGCCTGAAAGTCATCGGAGAGAAAAATCCAGAAGCCCTCAGTGTGGCAATGGGCTTCCTGGCCCGTGCAGGCTCCAGAGATGAACCCCTCGAACTGAACGGGGTGTCTCACTTTCTGGAGCACATGCTCTTCAAGGGCTCCGAGACAATGAGCGCCCAGCAGATCAACCACCAGTTCGATGCGCTGGGGGCAAACTACAACGCTTTCACCAGCGAAGAAGTGACGGTGTACCACGCGGCAGTGCTGAAAGAGCACTCCAGTGCCCTGCAGCACCTCCTCACCGAACTGCTGAAACCCGCATTCCGACCTGAGGATTTCGAGGTGGAAAAACAGGTGATTCTGGAAGAAATCCAGATGTACCAGGATGACCCCATCACCCGCCTGTTTGATGCTGCCAGAGAACATTTCTGGGGGGCACATCCCCTGGGCCGCAGCGTGCTGGGCACCCCGGAGACCGTGGGCAACCTGCAGGTGGACGCCATGCGGGAGTACTTCCAGACCCTGTACGCCCCCAACAACCTGATTTTTGCCGTGACCGGAGCGTTCGACTGGGATCAGGTGGTGTCACAGCTTGCAGATGAAACCGCACGCTGGACCCCCCGCGAGGTGCACCGCAAATACCCGGAGTTCAAACCCACTTTTGAAACAAAAACCCTCAGGGAAAAACAGCTGAACCGCACCAGCATGGCCCTGATGGGATGCGGCCTCGCGGCCACCCATGAAAAACGCATCCCCATGAATGTGCTTGCAGAGTTGCTGGGAGGGGAAAACAGCCGACTGCACTGGGCCCTGGTGCATGTCGGTCTGGCCGACGAGGCCACCTTCAGCCATGTGGATGGAGACGGCATCGGCTACCTCGAAGCCTTCATCTCGACCCACCCCAGAAAAGCGAAAGAAGCCCTTCAGGTGTTCCGCAAAGTGATTGAAGAAGCCCGCGAAAACCTCAGTGAGGCCGAGCTTTCCCGTGCCCGCAACAAACTGGCCCTGCAGTCCGCCCTGCGCTTCGAGACCCCCTACAACCGCCTGTTCCACCTGGGTCTGGAACACCTCTACACCGGGCATTACCTGAGCACCGAGGAGGCCGTGCAGGCCATCCAGAAGGTCACCCTGGAGGAGGTGCAGGACCTCTTGAGGTCCAGCCTCTTTGACCAGTTCAGCCTGACCGTGCAGGGGCCATAA
- a CDS encoding M16 family metallopeptidase, which produces MNGIHTHRFNNGFRLALEERSTLGVSLELHLPFGSALDPEGKAGLSALVAEWIFRGAGPYSAQDLLNRLDDLSTGRGSGGVSSEHMPFKTSCLPEHLEAVLHLLGVVLREPQLQASELRSLKALALADLETMQDSPADQAQLLFREALLGKGYGHYASGTPESLKSIRHRDAVKHAGRLSLEGAVLTVVGPLDWERLLDTVNSIFGDWQAAAPEFPTAHLNPPFQMHQPSPTQQTHILLAHPAFRPSDPEWYAFMLAVNVLSGGSSSRLFDEVREKRGLVYGVHAGIQVIRDVAYLQTYASSSPGKARETLQVTLEVIAGLKNGISAAELQHARTGVLSDLIMSGENSRSRAAQMARDLWRLGHVRSLKEIQQCVEKVTLEQVQATLEGWTPELLGLFTLGQEALHVS; this is translated from the coding sequence GTGAATGGCATTCATACCCACAGGTTCAACAATGGTTTTCGACTTGCTCTGGAAGAGCGTTCCACCCTCGGCGTAAGCCTGGAATTGCACCTGCCTTTTGGCAGCGCCCTGGACCCGGAAGGCAAAGCGGGCCTCAGTGCCCTGGTGGCCGAGTGGATTTTTCGGGGGGCAGGCCCTTACTCTGCCCAGGACCTCCTCAACCGCCTGGATGACCTGTCCACCGGACGCGGCAGTGGTGGAGTGAGCAGCGAGCACATGCCGTTCAAGACCTCCTGCCTGCCCGAGCACCTTGAGGCGGTGCTGCACCTGCTGGGTGTGGTTCTGCGCGAACCGCAGCTGCAGGCCAGTGAACTGCGCAGCCTGAAAGCCCTGGCCCTGGCGGATCTGGAGACCATGCAGGACTCTCCTGCAGACCAGGCCCAGCTGCTCTTCCGGGAAGCCCTGCTCGGGAAAGGCTACGGGCATTACGCCAGTGGCACCCCGGAAAGCCTCAAAAGCATCCGCCATCGGGATGCTGTCAAACATGCAGGTCGCCTGTCTCTGGAAGGGGCGGTGCTGACGGTGGTGGGGCCTCTGGACTGGGAAAGGCTGCTGGACACCGTGAATTCCATCTTTGGGGACTGGCAGGCAGCTGCTCCTGAATTTCCCACAGCCCACCTGAATCCCCCTTTTCAAATGCACCAGCCCAGCCCCACCCAGCAAACCCACATTCTGCTGGCCCACCCGGCGTTCAGACCCAGTGATCCCGAATGGTACGCCTTCATGCTGGCCGTGAATGTGCTCTCGGGAGGTTCCTCCAGCCGCCTCTTTGACGAGGTGCGTGAAAAACGGGGACTGGTGTACGGGGTGCATGCGGGCATTCAGGTGATCCGGGATGTGGCCTACCTGCAGACCTACGCTTCGAGTTCGCCTGGGAAAGCCCGGGAAACCCTGCAGGTGACCCTGGAGGTCATCGCTGGCCTGAAGAACGGCATTTCCGCAGCAGAACTGCAGCACGCCCGCACCGGGGTCCTGAGCGACCTGATCATGAGCGGCGAGAACTCCCGTTCCCGTGCTGCCCAGATGGCCCGTGACCTGTGGCGTCTGGGGCATGTGCGCTCACTGAAAGAGATCCAGCAGTGCGTGGAAAAAGTCACCCTTGAGCAGGTGCAGGCCACGCTGGAAGGCTGGACCCCGGAACTTCTGGGGCTTTTCACCCTCGGACAGGAGGCCCTGCATGTTTCTTGA
- a CDS encoding LysR substrate-binding domain-containing protein produces the protein MLDRLKLQHLRYFIAVAEELHFSRAAQKVALSEWDLSEQVRTLEEMLGVSLLVRNPHQMELTPAGDLLLRGASQLMKDTLQLFQQVQEVGEAMQEQVRLGYHAPEMEPFLSPLLAMLLTQSGQNLSRTSLPEQDLREALLNREIDVAVGLLTQLQDDTLACQTLKTGHWVVVLPETHALASEATVPPQSLRSEPLLLLAQPASAPHPALEALHGLGIHPEIAYEPSQAETAEAMVEQGTGLWLTSSFMVENLPPGLTTRPIPDLGELELGVACRTEEEGPAQIAGLLVRLTGRS, from the coding sequence ATGCTTGATCGCCTGAAGCTGCAACACCTGCGTTACTTCATTGCCGTTGCAGAAGAACTGCATTTTTCCAGGGCTGCCCAGAAGGTCGCCCTGAGCGAGTGGGACCTCAGTGAACAGGTCCGTACCCTTGAGGAGATGCTCGGGGTGAGCTTGCTGGTCCGCAACCCCCACCAGATGGAGCTCACCCCTGCCGGGGACCTGCTGCTGCGCGGAGCAAGCCAGCTCATGAAAGACACCCTGCAGCTGTTCCAGCAGGTGCAGGAGGTGGGAGAGGCCATGCAGGAACAGGTCCGACTGGGGTACCATGCACCAGAGATGGAGCCTTTTCTGTCTCCTTTGCTGGCGATGCTGCTGACCCAGTCCGGGCAGAACCTCTCTCGCACCAGCCTTCCTGAACAGGACTTGCGAGAAGCCCTTCTGAACAGGGAGATTGATGTGGCCGTCGGGCTCCTGACCCAGTTGCAGGATGACACCCTGGCCTGCCAGACCCTCAAAACAGGTCACTGGGTGGTGGTCCTTCCAGAAACCCATGCTCTGGCCTCTGAAGCCACCGTGCCCCCCCAGAGCCTGCGCAGTGAACCTCTCCTGCTGCTGGCACAACCAGCATCTGCACCCCATCCTGCACTGGAAGCTTTACACGGTCTGGGCATCCATCCTGAAATCGCCTATGAACCCAGCCAGGCTGAGACTGCAGAGGCCATGGTGGAACAGGGAACCGGTCTGTGGCTCACCTCCTCGTTCATGGTGGAGAATCTGCCACCAGGACTCACGACCCGCCCCATCCCTGATCTGGGAGAACTGGAACTGGGTGTGGCCTGCCGAACAGAGGAAGAAGGGCCTGCCCAGATTGCAGGGTTGCTGGTGAGGCTCACAGGCAGAAGCTGA
- a CDS encoding diguanylate cyclase has product MEQYPSEFDSRLRQLLNNQTNAAEALRSRYPEAASNVAAYATHVQEVLDQTGLAAQGGGVFQRLGEVMLEHGHLDAAIRYFTESLKRNFIGPEPVSYEVAFQSLHDLGVSYLRKDRTDVALDFTQRALQLAQARSDQSRLSDTNYLLYQLFVKMGNQDRARRYLEASGRTADGQPPAPSLATMTASLDYHPMLEDVLSEGEHPNLVSLVKENFGQALADPPAYIQRSLQALEQHGQGQQSIAWLNALGFVMVDSGHPQVAQRYFRESLGRNYQKGEPQNWQLAFEAFRELGRVCLELKQTEAALEFTQKALMLADHNGVMQYKSLAHYQLSDIFESLGNEERATFHLAESMMYTQQASLPMQREEEPSAPSVPYDDRLADVLRHEAANRTLAAQFGEAFQSPLVFIEHALKVMQDNGLQDQGARYFLTLGMVVGESREDLAPRYYSESLRLNYTSGANPKDWPVAHQTFMSLGYLNLKQNRTDVALEYAQRGLFLARDNKDTARTAQTHQLLHEIFRQMGDEKRAAYHLSEIDRVNQDAGAAPKTKATPRFDRRLENLLQGQTKALDALQSAYADAVPNPMRYSEHLIRTLHDNGLDAYTAEALSILGSALADLQHYDSSTRYYSESLRLNYNGQANPQVWEAAYSAFMGLGRVHINKKRADVALEYTQRALYLARDQKNEDFTSQAHLQLSMVFELMGDSNRAKQQLELSQTISFDESGAAPAQTPTSAPAASTATPAASAPASDLEALQEQLEKAQRQVSDAEYRIKLLLQSLPLAVVATDNEGNIAYWNREAERITGMPASMTMGHPPRTELPGPRNVERSEVNIKNFSNENVSLEWSDASSKLPISGWSQWGYARLQDSSLAQIETLQDKVKQLETRNKELEARSRQEVTDVRGQIDANTRDAMTSLYNRRYIDQQLPFLIEKSQRTNTYLSLAAFDIDNLRTINESYSYEIGDDVIKAFTNILKEEIGPAAILARYGSEELVAVMLNTVDLAAYQTCEKVRNAVEAYDWTSIAPNLVVTVSAGISCTAQTDEPENLLRLAMEAMRDAKSTGKNKVVIS; this is encoded by the coding sequence ATGGAACAGTACCCCTCGGAGTTTGACAGCCGACTCAGGCAGCTCCTCAACAACCAAACCAATGCGGCTGAAGCCCTCAGGTCCCGCTATCCAGAAGCCGCCAGCAACGTGGCAGCTTACGCCACCCACGTGCAGGAAGTGCTGGACCAGACGGGCCTGGCTGCCCAGGGAGGCGGTGTCTTCCAGCGTCTGGGCGAAGTGATGCTGGAACATGGTCATCTGGATGCCGCGATCCGTTATTTCACCGAAAGCCTGAAACGCAACTTCATCGGTCCAGAACCCGTCTCCTACGAGGTGGCTTTTCAGAGCCTTCACGACCTTGGGGTCAGTTACCTGCGCAAGGACCGCACGGACGTGGCGCTGGATTTCACCCAGCGTGCCCTGCAACTGGCCCAGGCCCGCAGCGACCAGTCGCGCCTCTCGGACACCAATTACCTGCTGTACCAGCTTTTCGTGAAGATGGGCAACCAGGACCGTGCCCGCAGGTACCTGGAAGCTTCAGGTCGCACCGCAGACGGGCAGCCCCCGGCACCTTCCCTGGCCACCATGACCGCCAGTCTGGATTACCACCCGATGCTGGAGGATGTGCTCAGCGAAGGGGAGCACCCGAACCTGGTGTCTCTGGTCAAGGAGAACTTCGGTCAGGCCCTCGCAGACCCACCTGCCTACATCCAGCGGAGCCTGCAGGCTCTGGAACAGCACGGTCAGGGGCAGCAGTCCATCGCCTGGCTGAACGCCCTGGGTTTCGTGATGGTGGACTCCGGTCACCCCCAGGTGGCCCAGCGGTACTTCCGTGAAAGCCTCGGGCGCAACTACCAGAAGGGTGAGCCGCAAAACTGGCAACTGGCTTTCGAGGCGTTCCGTGAACTGGGCCGGGTGTGTCTGGAACTGAAGCAGACCGAAGCTGCCCTGGAATTCACCCAGAAAGCCCTGATGCTCGCAGACCACAACGGCGTGATGCAGTACAAATCCCTGGCGCACTACCAGCTTTCGGACATCTTCGAGAGCCTCGGGAACGAGGAGAGGGCCACCTTCCACCTCGCCGAGTCGATGATGTACACGCAGCAGGCTTCGCTTCCCATGCAGCGGGAAGAAGAGCCCAGTGCCCCCAGCGTCCCCTACGATGACCGCCTGGCCGATGTGCTCCGCCATGAGGCGGCCAATCGCACTCTGGCTGCCCAGTTCGGAGAGGCCTTCCAGTCTCCCCTGGTGTTCATCGAGCATGCCCTGAAAGTGATGCAGGACAACGGCCTGCAGGACCAGGGGGCACGGTACTTCCTGACCCTCGGCATGGTGGTCGGAGAGTCCCGCGAGGACCTCGCTCCCCGCTACTACAGCGAGAGCCTGCGCCTGAACTACACCAGTGGAGCCAACCCCAAGGACTGGCCTGTGGCGCACCAGACCTTCATGTCGCTCGGGTACCTGAACCTCAAACAGAACCGCACCGATGTGGCACTGGAGTACGCACAGCGTGGCCTGTTCCTCGCCAGAGACAACAAGGACACTGCCCGCACCGCCCAGACCCACCAGCTTCTGCATGAAATCTTCAGGCAGATGGGAGACGAGAAACGCGCAGCCTACCACCTGTCGGAAATTGACCGGGTGAACCAGGATGCAGGTGCAGCCCCCAAAACCAAGGCCACCCCGCGCTTTGACCGCCGCCTGGAGAACCTGCTGCAAGGCCAGACCAAGGCCTTAGATGCCCTGCAGTCTGCCTATGCAGATGCCGTGCCCAACCCCATGCGCTACAGCGAGCACCTGATCCGCACCCTGCACGACAACGGTCTGGATGCCTACACCGCAGAGGCCCTGAGCATTCTGGGTTCCGCCCTCGCGGACCTGCAGCACTACGATTCCTCCACCCGCTATTACAGCGAGAGCCTGCGCCTGAACTACAACGGTCAGGCCAACCCGCAAGTGTGGGAAGCCGCCTACAGTGCCTTCATGGGTCTGGGCCGCGTGCACATCAACAAAAAACGTGCCGATGTGGCGCTGGAATACACCCAGCGTGCCCTGTACCTTGCCCGCGACCAGAAAAACGAGGACTTCACCTCGCAGGCCCACCTGCAACTGAGCATGGTCTTCGAGCTGATGGGCGACAGCAACCGGGCCAAACAGCAGCTTGAACTGTCCCAGACCATCTCCTTCGATGAAAGTGGAGCTGCCCCTGCACAGACCCCCACCAGTGCCCCTGCAGCCAGCACCGCAACACCTGCTGCTTCCGCACCTGCCAGTGACCTCGAAGCCCTGCAGGAGCAGCTTGAAAAAGCCCAGCGTCAGGTCAGCGACGCCGAATACCGCATCAAACTGCTGCTGCAGTCCCTGCCTCTGGCGGTGGTCGCCACCGACAATGAAGGCAACATTGCCTACTGGAACCGTGAAGCTGAGCGCATCACCGGAATGCCCGCCTCCATGACCATGGGGCACCCCCCACGCACCGAACTGCCCGGTCCACGCAATGTGGAGCGCAGCGAAGTCAACATCAAGAACTTCTCCAACGAAAATGTCTCGCTGGAATGGTCGGATGCCAGCAGCAAACTTCCCATCTCCGGCTGGTCCCAGTGGGGTTACGCCAGACTGCAGGACTCCAGCCTGGCGCAGATCGAGACTCTGCAGGACAAGGTCAAGCAGCTTGAAACCCGCAACAAGGAACTCGAGGCCCGTTCCCGCCAGGAAGTCACCGACGTGCGCGGCCAGATCGACGCCAACACCCGCGACGCCATGACCAGCCTGTACAACCGCCGCTACATCGACCAGCAGCTTCCCTTCCTGATCGAGAAGTCCCAGCGGACCAACACCTACCTGAGCCTCGCGGCCTTCGACATTGACAACCTGCGCACCATCAACGAGAGCTACTCCTACGAGATCGGGGATGATGTGATCAAGGCCTTCACCAACATCCTCAAGGAAGAAATCGGCCCGGCGGCGATCCTGGCCCGTTACGGCAGTGAGGAACTCGTGGCGGTCATGCTGAACACCGTGGACCTCGCGGCCTACCAGACCTGCGAGAAGGTGCGCAATGCCGTGGAAGCCTATGACTGGACCAGCATCGCCCCCAACCTGGTGGTGACGGTCAGCGCAGGCATCTCCTGCACCGCCCAGACCGACGAACCCGAGAACCTGCTGCGCCTCGCCATGGAAGCCATGCGGGACGCCAAGAGCACCGGGAAGAACAAAGTGGTGATCTCCTGA
- a CDS encoding ArsR/SmtB family transcription factor, with product MEQVSSVFKALSDPYRLRIVMFLAEPDPERLKSPTGVCSADLQDLLGLSQPTISHHLKLLAQAGLVAPQRQGKLTYYQLNARGFKDVQRFGKHYRKRAKIQTRSK from the coding sequence ATGGAGCAAGTCAGCAGCGTTTTTAAAGCCCTGTCCGATCCTTACCGGCTGCGCATCGTGATGTTCCTGGCCGAGCCGGACCCTGAACGCCTGAAAAGCCCCACTGGGGTGTGCAGTGCTGACCTGCAGGACCTGCTGGGCCTGTCACAGCCCACCATCAGCCACCACCTGAAACTGCTGGCCCAGGCGGGTCTGGTGGCCCCACAGCGGCAGGGGAAACTCACCTACTACCAGCTCAATGCCAGAGGGTTCAAGGATGTGCAGCGGTTTGGCAAACACTACCGCAAGCGGGCGAAAATCCAGACCAGAAGTAAATGA